TATGTTGAATTCCAGCAAAATCCTTTGCTTAATTCTATTATTTGTTCGACGCAATTCAATGTGCCGTATTTTTTTTTAAATGAAAATGACTGATTTTTGGTTTTTTTTGAAAATTATGCCAATTCAACTACTTTCAATTCAAGTTTGAAGATAATGCAAGTACACGTTTTTTGAAAGTTTATTTTGATGGCTTTAATTTTTTTTAAAATTTAAATGATATACACACTGTGATTTGCCAAAATGCAGAGGCAACAACATATCATTTATTGAGTTTTAATTTGAGTTACAGCAGATTTACTTTTAAGCGGACAAAGATAGGAAAAAGAGGATTTAGACTTTGAACAACGACTTTTGTTTAAGAAAACGATAACAAAGATAGCTTAGCGCCAATATTGCCCCCCAGATTGAACCTAATAAGTGCGCTTCAACCAATACTGGGCTACCAATTAACTGGCTAGTTTCAAGTGAACCAAATACATTTTCCCAAGCAATTTTGGCGCATGCCAATGCAATCACCAGTAAAGCGAATTTACGTTCTTTATTGAACTGTACAAAATAGATCGATACAGCAATATACAGTCCATGCAGTATTCCAGAAAGTCCTGCGTATGCTTCAACATTTGGATAAAAATAATAAAAACTTAAGCTGACTAAAGGCGGTAGCAATAAAAGCAGTGCGACCAAATATCGGTTTTGAGCATGCGAAAAGATGAATGGAAGACAGGCAAATGCAATCATATTGAGTAAATAGTGAATCCAGCCCACATGCACCCAGTGGGCCGTCCATCCTCGCCAAAATTCTTCAAAGAAACTCGAACGCCAGTAAATAAATAGTTCTTGAAAAACTTGTAGGCTCGCAGAAAGACTCATACAAATAGCAATGAAGAGTATTTTTTTCACCACAGTCTGATCTTTCATTCAAGCCTCCTTGTTGAGGTAAAAAAGAGCCAGTTAATACTCATTTTTTACCTACTAATAATCTATCATTGGCTTGTATGTTTATTCTTATTCAATCATTCTACTCATAAATGATGTCAGAAAAAGCTTACTTATCCGCCTCTTCAGTGACAGCCTCTTCTTCTGCAGGCGCTTCAGCTGCGGGTAGATCTTGAAACAAATCATCATCGCCCGTCGCACCTTGCTCATCCCAGAACTGGCTCATCCCATCATCTGCGGCGCGAACACCGGTATTTTCAGTCCAATAACGATCAGCTATACCTTGAATCATTTGTCCCGCCATACCATCAATTAAACGAAATTCAGGATTTACAGGTTTATCTTCTGCTCTAGATGCAGCATATGAGCGCAATGCATCCCTAATTTTTGCATCATCACCACTGGCTTGTGCAGCCACAGCATACAGCGCATGAGATAAGCGTACACCTTTTTGCTCACCAATTTGCATAGACTGTTTGAGGGTTTGGTATGGGTCTGGTTTCCCTTCATCTGCACCTGGTAACAACGTCCAAATTACAGCGCGAGTTGCATTTGGTGCACCCCAAAATTTGGTGTTGTCTAAACACGCCATGCCGCGTTCAACGATCGCAGCAATATCTTTAGGCACATTAACCTGCCCGCCAGAATTAATGTCATTGGTCATGGCTTGTAGACCACTGAGCATACCCAACATATAGACCGTTTGATCAAGGTCTTTACGCATGGTCGGACATGAATCTCCTAATGTATACTTATATTTGGCTTGCCAGCGTTCTGCAAAAAGCTGATAACCGGCATATTGTCGTTCAGATGCAATCGCTGCCCAGCGTTTTTGTTCAATGCGTGCATCTTGTGCTTCAGAGACTTGTCCTGCTTTCGAAGCTCTTAAATAACGAAGCTCAGCATTTAAGGCATTGTTTTCTGCACACATCCCAGCTGCCGAATACAGTAAAACTGCCATACGTGTGGGATCTGCACCCATATCCTTGGTGGCCATGATCGCAGGGGTCAGTGCCGTCCCTTGATTACACGCCATGTCTGTATCGCCCATTGCAAGAATAGGGGGTACGATATGCTTTTCACTAAAACCTATCGCCACGTTCGCTCCAGACTTTACAACATAGGAGCAACCCGATAAAACAGATGATGAAAGTGCTACAGTAAAAATAAATTGACCCATTTTTTGGACTTTAGACATGATTCCTGTCCTCTAATAATAATTGTGTGGCTTCCTTTTCGATTAAAATATCAGATGCGATATCTGAATAAAAGAGGACTTCCCTGTATTTCCATGTCTTGAGTCTGTCATTGATCGGATCATAAAAGATTGACCCAATTATCAAATTATCCAAATTTTAAGCAAAAAAAAGTAGCATTGCGACGGTTCGACACATGCTACTTATTAAAAGGTAAACTCTCAGGAGAGTTTATTTGGGGTGTTCTTTCTATGTTCAATTCGTTCCCTCAGCACGGTTCCTAGTCTCCCTATTATAATCGCCAGAATTGCGGCAACCACTAGAAACAACCACGTTTGAATTTCGCTCATTTGAAATTTCTCATTCGCTGTTGGTATATTTAATGTACGGGAATAAAATTTAAAAATGGATTTAATTGTCAGACAATCAAAAACTATTTTGCATTTTTTTTGATATTTTTTAAAAAACTATAAAAATTCAGTATTGACCACTACAGTCCTTATCAAAGCAAAACCACCTGCATATAAGTTTTATGAGTTATCGAAAATTAAACTGCCTTTCAAATGCTGAATTGAAACCCTTGATTAGCATGCCTCGGCAAATCTTTACTGAAATGATTACGATTTAAACAAAAGCGAAATCAGTAAAAAAGAAATCAGGCCATCGTCATGATTTAGCTCTAGAGGATCAATTGTTATGAACGCTTTATTACATAAAAAATACAGCACTCAATGTGATGTTAAAAAAAATGACCATAGCGTGATTAGAAAATTACGAAGTGAAATCGAACAATATCCATAAATTAAAGTATTCAAAATATTGAATGAGCGCTAGCTAAATAGACGCAAAATATTCGGTTTATGCATCAACTTAACTACTGCACTGGTTAAGCGAATAAATCTGCCATTGCAACTTAAGCAACAGATCTAATATCTCAACCATTTTTTATTGTGTTATTAATGTAAATGACAATGCGTTAATAATCTTTTCCATGAGATCACATCCAGTTGATCTTTCCAAATCAGCACTGATTTGTGCTTTTTATTCTGAAAATAAATCACCACATAAAAATGATGTTGAATCATTTTTTCCAAATGAACCCTTTGGGCCGTGCTTTGATTTTGAAATTTGAGTGACCATTCAGACTGATCTAGGTGCTGTAAATAGCGCAATCTTGCTGTGCGTTTAAACCAGAGCCACACCACTGACATACATATTACACTCAAGATACTGACCGCTAAATGTAATATGGAAAAAAGAACAACTGAAATTAATGTTAACACCGATAACTGAAACACAGTCGAAAGTCGACTGTGTTTCAAGCTATAGCACTCATTCACCATGAACATAGTTTTTTAGTTTATGGATGAAATCACGCAGTTCAGGGCGTGGTGGTTCAGATACTTCCATAAACCAATCCAATAAATCAGGATCTTCTTGCTCTACCAATTCTGCAAACATGGCTTTTTCATGTTCATCTGCTTGAAAATAATAGTGCTTCACATAGGGATCAAAATAGACATCAATTTCTTTTAAACCACGTCGCGCACGATAGATCACTTTGCGTTCTTCAAGTGTTAATTCATCGAACATTGTTATCCCCTAATCTTCAAAGCTTATATTCGACCTAGTTTAACCGAAGCACAGTCTGTTGTGTTTGAAATCCATTTATAGGCATCACAATTGGCGACTGACCAAACACATCATTTACAAGTCACAAATGAGCATTCATCGCATTGAAGCCCTAGCAAAGATCGCTTATTTTCAACCTATTCTAATAACGCAAATGGATCTGAACACCATGCAATCAGCAAATATTCGCCCTTTAGCCAATATGTTACCTCGTAAATTATTCAATGCTGAACATAATGCTTTTCGTGAAACCGTACAAAAATTTTATCAAAAGGAAGTCGTTCCCAATATTGAAAAATATGAAACACAACAACATGTTGATCGCGACTTATGGAACAAAGCTGGTGAAATGGGCTTACTCTGTACCACCATGCCTGAAGAATATGGAGGTTATGGGG
This genomic window from Acinetobacter sp. TGL-Y2 contains:
- the rrtA gene encoding rhombosortase — protein: MKDQTVVKKILFIAICMSLSASLQVFQELFIYWRSSFFEEFWRGWTAHWVHVGWIHYLLNMIAFACLPFIFSHAQNRYLVALLLLLPPLVSLSFYYFYPNVEAYAGLSGILHGLYIAVSIYFVQFNKERKFALLVIALACAKIAWENVFGSLETSQLIGSPVLVEAHLLGSIWGAILALSYLCYRFLKQKSLFKV
- a CDS encoding succinate dehydrogenase assembly factor 2, whose amino-acid sequence is MFDELTLEERKVIYRARRGLKEIDVYFDPYVKHYYFQADEHEKAMFAELVEQEDPDLLDWFMEVSEPPRPELRDFIHKLKNYVHGE